GACTCTACACCTGTAACCAGGAGCAGgtttatctgtctgttcttcagggtgggtgttattgttgttgttttatttgttgttgttttcaggcCCTCAGGGGCTCAGTAACTGAAGTGAAATTGATTTTGTTGGATATATTTCGTCAGTACTATATGGTATCCTTCAGTTTTTAACTATTTTGTTTAAGGTTTTTTACAGTATGTAACCTATTCTTAATGACATACTCAAATCCATTTTCAtcttatatggtcatgtgaaggagacatgacactgaaataaatcagtatgCAAGCTAGTTTGCTTTTCTTAGTGCCAactctgctgttgttggtgtttgcaaggcaaggctGGCTTTCAGTGGATTAGCTCACCAGTTCTAGACAAAACTCCATAAAAGTACATGTAGCTCTACTGGTAGATAAGAGCACCAACCCCTTACgtttgatacccagggagcacacatactgatcagggGAAAATTATATATCTGCCCTATACtgcaagttgctttggataaaaggatCAAAGTGTCTGATGGATGTAAATATTtcctaaataattaaataaatgtacaaataaTTCCTTTTCTTGATGATGCTTAAAGGTAAAAGTCCTCTTTAAAGAAAACTTAAATACTCATGACTGTGTTTCAAAACTGGTGTCTGCTGTATGCTAAATCTGATGTagtgtgatgatgtcatttttTCCTGTAGTCTCTGCTTCCCCCAGTGAGACTGAGATGGAGACAAACAGTAATGTGACTCTCAACTGCGTCCTGCACACACCTGATAACTGGGACGGAATAGATAAGACTAAAGGAGTTAGTATGAGCTGGGCAGATGAGACAAAGAAAGACCTGAAGATTATTGAGAATTGCGAGACCAAAACCCCACCTCCCTGTTCAATCACACGGACTGAGGAGCTCAGAGGTCCAAACTCTGTTTATACTCACACATGCCAGCTGACTGCAGGAGGGCAGGTTCAGACTtctgtctcccacaccatcAAAGTGAAAGGTTAGAAATTATGAGATGAATATTATATTAAATTACTGCTGTTTGTATGATGAATTGAACCTGATTTGTAAAGTTGTCTTAAGTCGCCGACGTTCTCTGCATAACTGCTGCTCCTGGCTCAGTTTTGGCTCACTGACCCAACAGCTGAATAAAAGAATGACTTTTAAAACTGAGTAgcatattgcacacacacacacacacacagcatattgTGTAGCATATTGCACAATTTGAAGAACTGCAGCATAATTATTAGAGACTGAGGGGATCATGGTCTTCATGCTGTACCTGATGGGCCTGGTGTTGAGGTGTCAGTTTTCATGAAGtgaatttgtgtctgtttataccAGGTTATTTTGCTCATCATCCAAAAGATATCCAGTTTTTAAAGCCCACTATTCCTGATGACATTCATGTCCTGAGCGTGAAACTATTTTAAGGGAATGCATGATCTTCCATGTCTAATGGTCTAGTAGTTTCTTACCTGTCATGCGGTGAATGCAACTGCTTTGCATTTTGAATTGATTTGTGTAGTTCGCCCTACAACggttatttacatttactcaaTAGGAGTGAATCATATTATTGTGATGAGTTGCATATGTATATTGTTTAATCACACAGGTGTTATACCCTCAACTTCTTCTGCCTCAGTATTGAAATCCTCTCCCCGAATGACAACTTTCACCACTGCTTCCTCAACCTCAAACTCAACCTCAGGCCCATCAG
This genomic stretch from Clupea harengus unplaced genomic scaffold, Ch_v2.0.2, whole genome shotgun sequence harbors:
- the LOC122130109 gene encoding uncharacterized protein LOC122130109, which gives rise to MASIPCALIVLLICLSQDHMGVQGKTPTVFSSEGGNATLPCRKVVPPDCSSTEWIYTGSKAIGEVFTNGKISYTAVTHRAKGLSLGSDCSLHITDVTTEDVGLYTCNQEQVYLSVLQVSASPSETEMETNSNVTLNCVLHTPDNWDGIDKTKGVSMSWADETKKDLKIIENCETKTPPPCSITRTEELRGPNSVYTHTCQLTAGGQVQTSVSHTIKVKG